From Acidobacteriota bacterium:
AAAGCCGGTGATGTAGATGCGGTCCTTGTCTACCGCGGCGTTGACCGTGGCCCAATCCAGAGCCTCCAGGATGTCCTCCACCGCACCGTCCGACAAGGTCGCCTCCGGCCGGTCGAACTGTCCCCGATAGTTGGGATGAATCATCACCCAATCGTTCTTCGCCGCCCAGGCGCCGTAGGGAATGCTGAACTCCTTCTGATAATCGGCGGTCCAGCTGTGCAGCGCTACCAGCAGCGGCCGGGGTTCCCGGGAGCCGGAATCGTAGAACAGCGCCGGCTGCGCCTCACCTCCGGAGCTCGACGGAATCCGGACCTCTCGAATCTCCGGCACCTCCTGCTTCCAGGCCGTCATCTTCTGCAAATCTCCCAGGGCCGAGTCAGCCAGGTCGGTGAAGGTGGTGAAGTCGACGGGTCGGACCTGAGCCTTCGAGGTGTCCTCCGCCGTGGCCGCCGGCACACCGAGGAGAAGAGCAAGACCGGCGGCCAGCAAACCCCGTGAGAGGCACCGCAAAGATCTAGAAATGGAAGCGTCGAATCCGCCAAACCGGGGGCGAGAAATCATGGCAGGGCTCCTTTCGTGAACCGGCCACTGCTCACAGCAGCACCCGGCGAATCAGGGGAATCCGCTCGAGGAACAGAACGAGAATCAAGGAAGCGACAAACACCACCACCGCCAGGAGGGGCACCGACACTGCCGGATGGAAGGTCAGGTGATCGAGCCGCCAGCCCAGGGTGCCCTCCTTGAGCAGGTCGAGAATCAGCACGTGGACCAGGTAGACGCCGAAGGCGCGGTCGGAGAGAAAGCGCCAAAAGCGCGCCCGTCGGGTATCGCCGTCCGCTTCCTGCAACCCCGGCAGGCCGGCACCGAGGAAGAAGACCGCCACCGCCATGAGCACCACATTGAGACCGTAGTACTCGTAGAACAGCGGCTGATACTCGCCGCCAGCGGCGCGGGTTAGCCAGAAGGTCAGCCCCGCCGTGGCCGCCACCGAGGCCAGAAAGACCAGAGGCGATGCGAGGCGGAAGGTCCGGGTCATGGGCACGTCCCGGAGCAGGAAGCCGAGAATGAAATAACCCACCAGCATCAGCGGGCTGTTGTCGCGGTCCGGTGAGTACCAGGTTTCTATCTCCAGGAGCCGTCCGAGAAGAGGCAGAAGTCCGGCCCAGAAGAGCCACAACCCCACCGCATAGATCGGCAGCCGCCAGCGGTCGACGGCGAAGATCGCCCCCAACAGAGGAGCCAGAAAGTAGAGACCCAGCAGCATGTAGACGAACCACAAATGGTAGGCCACGGGCTCCCGCACCAGCATCGGCAGTAGCTCCCCATAGCTCTGGTCCGAGTCCCAGAACCAGATCTGCCATTGGAAGTACAGAACGCTCCAGGCCAGGAAGGGAATCGCCACCCGGCTCAGCCGCCGGCGGAAGAACTCGCCCAAACCCTCCCGCTGCGCTCGCCCCAGCAACAGGGCACCGCTGACCATGACGAAAATCGGGACCGACCAGCGAACCGAGGAGTCGTAGAGGTTGCCGATCCACCATTCCGCGCTCCCCGAAGCTTCTTCGTCGCCGAAACGCAGCAGCAGCGGCGCGGCACTGTGCAACAGGATCACCGCGAAGATCGACAAGCTGCGTAGGGCGTCGATCCAAACCA
This genomic window contains:
- a CDS encoding prolyl oligopeptidase family serine peptidase; translated protein: MISRPRFGGFDASISRSLRCLSRGLLAAGLALLLGVPAATAEDTSKAQVRPVDFTTFTDLADSALGDLQKMTAWKQEVPEIREVRIPSSSGGEAQPALFYDSGSREPRPLLVALHSWTADYQKEFSIPYGAWAAKNDWVMIHPNYRGQFDRPEATLSDGAVEDILEALDWATVNAAVDKDRIYITGFSGGAMAALLMAGRYPELWTAVVAWVPVYDLVEWYSTVHEHTKLHYASDIIASCGGKPLPDTAAAKECTKRSPSTYLSQARGHDVDVLIAVGIEDWFVPPAHGMWAYNALAEEDDQLSAEE
- a CDS encoding acyltransferase family protein; its protein translation is MNHEAQSTPTRTAVPSQPGESPSAEGESTRLVWIDALRSLSIFAVILLHSAAPLLLRFGDEEASGSAEWWIGNLYDSSVRWSVPIFVMVSGALLLGRAQREGLGEFFRRRLSRVAIPFLAWSVLYFQWQIWFWDSDQSYGELLPMLVREPVAYHLWFVYMLLGLYFLAPLLGAIFAVDRWRLPIYAVGLWLFWAGLLPLLGRLLEIETWYSPDRDNSPLMLVGYFILGFLLRDVPMTRTFRLASPLVFLASVAATAGLTFWLTRAAGGEYQPLFYEYYGLNVVLMAVAVFFLGAGLPGLQEADGDTRRARFWRFLSDRAFGVYLVHVLILDLLKEGTLGWRLDHLTFHPAVSVPLLAVVVFVASLILVLFLERIPLIRRVLL